The DNA region GCAGAAAATAAAAATTTAAAAAAATTACTTCTGTTTCTTCTTTCTGAATATTCCGAATAGAGAAAATTTTTTCTTTTCTTTTTTAACTTCTGTTTCTTCTTTTTTTGCTTCAACAGATATTTCTTCTTTTTTCTGTTTTGCTTTTTTTCCAAAAATTCCTCTTTTTTCTTTCTTTTCGGTAATCTCTGGTTTTTCTATTTTTTCTTCTTTTATAACTATTTTCTCTTTTTCATGTTTTTCAATTTCTTCATATTCAGAATATACACCGTATTTTTTTACAAGTTCTATAACATAAGAGTATTGCTGAAAACTTATGGTATTTGGAATAGAATGGTCCGAATGATAGATATAACCACCATTTTTCTTTGCAACTTCAAATTTTCTTTTTATCTCCTCTTCAATTTTTGATGGATCTGGGTCTGCCATCAATCTTACATCTATACCTCCCATAAATGAAAGTTTATCTCCATATTTTTCTTTTAATTCAATTAAATCCATTCCTGCTTTAACTTCAAGTGGCTGTAAACAATCAAGTCCAACTTCAATTAAAATAGGTATAAGTTCTTTAACATTTCCACAGGAATGAAGTAATGTCTTCATACCCTTTGAATGAAAATATTCATAAACAATTTTATCTGCCTCATAATGTGTTTTCATATAGGTATCAGGTGAAAATAAAAGACCATTTCTATATCCCATATCATTAAACATAAAAGCACCATCAAATTTAAAACCATTTCTTATCATCAAGTCAGCCATAACAAGAGTAAGTTCTGCAAGTGTCATAATCATTTCTTTTACCCAATCAGGGTCTTCAACCATTGTAATTAAAAGTTGCTCTGACTTCATATAACCCTGAAGTATATCATATCCATATCCACCACTGAAAACACAGAATTTTCCCTCCTCATAGGCTGCTTTATTTCTTGCAAGTCCAGAAGCCCAGTCAACTCTTGTCCAATCAGGCTTAAGCAATTTTTTGATTTCCTTCCAGTCATCCTTTGTTTTTACAGGCCAGTCAATAATTTCAGGAGTTGTAGAATAATCCCTGTGATTTTTTCTTTTTCCTCCCTGTGGTGTTGTTGTGATTATATACTCCTCATTCTTTTCAATTACTCTTACAGGAAATCTTGGACTTGTATCAGCACCAAAATATTCAAACTCATATCCAAAAAATTCAGCAGGTGTGGTATCCTCGGGTAATCCTTCTTTATGCCATCTTCTAACAGTTGCTCCCCATGGACTATCATGAATTGGAACTCTGTCAGGGATTTGATGATTTAAGGCTCTTAAAATTCTTTCTCTACTTGTCATTTTTTACT from bacterium includes:
- a CDS encoding uroporphyrinogen decarboxylase family protein, with the translated sequence MTSRERILRALNHQIPDRVPIHDSPWGATVRRWHKEGLPEDTTPAEFFGYEFEYFGADTSPRFPVRVIEKNEEYIITTTPQGGKRKNHRDYSTTPEIIDWPVKTKDDWKEIKKLLKPDWTRVDWASGLARNKAAYEEGKFCVFSGGYGYDILQGYMKSEQLLITMVEDPDWVKEMIMTLAELTLVMADLMIRNGFKFDGAFMFNDMGYRNGLLFSPDTYMKTHYEADKIVYEYFHSKGMKTLLHSCGNVKELIPILIEVGLDCLQPLEVKAGMDLIELKEKYGDKLSFMGGIDVRLMADPDPSKIEEEIKRKFEVAKKNGGYIYHSDHSIPNTISFQQYSYVIELVKKYGVYSEYEEIEKHEKEKIVIKEEKIEKPEITEKKEKRGIFGKKAKQKKEEISVEAKKEETEVKKEKKKFSLFGIFRKKKQK